The sequence below is a genomic window from Setaria italica strain Yugu1 chromosome IV, Setaria_italica_v2.0, whole genome shotgun sequence.
GTACAGCTCCGACAAGCTGACGCTGACCCCGGCGTACGCCGTCGACGGGTTCCGGTTCGGCTGCAGCCACGCCGACCCACTGTTCAGCGACCTCACCGACGGGCTCATcgccctcggcggcggctcgctgTCGCTCGTGTCGCAGATGGCGGAGAAGGCCTTCTCTTACTGCCTCCCGCCGACGGCGAGTCACTCCGGGTTCTTGACGCTCGGTGTGCCGCGCGTCTCCTCCTCCAGGTTCGTGGTGACGCCCATGCATAGCATCGGCAACATCAAGACGTACTACGGCGTGCTCCTGCAGGGCATCACGGTGGCCGGGAGGCGGCTCGGCATTCCGCCGTCGGTATTCGCCGCCGGCTCGGTTGTCGACTCGGGCACGGTGGTCACGGAGCTGCCGCTGACGGCGTACCGCGCGCTGCAGGCGGCGTTCACGAAGGAGATGAGGATGTACCCGCAGGTGGCTCCGAAGAACGGTTTCGACACGTGCTTCAACCTGACCACCGGCGGCGAGGTCAAGCTGCCGAGCGTTGCCCTGGTGTTCGACCGGGGCGCCACCGTGGAGCTCGACCCGTCTGGGATCATCTTCGACGGCTGCCTCGCGTTCGCCTCCACTGGAGACGACACCTCCTTTGGGATCATCGGCAATGTGCAGCAGAGGACGTTCGAGGTGCTGTACGACATCGCCGGCCAGGCCGTGGGATTCCGCCGCGGCGCTTGCTGAGCTTGAGCGTGCTTGGTTGACCGATcaagaataatgaatttctGAGCAGAGCATGTTGTTAAGTTGTAACCACACTTTGCTACTATTTCCTAAGTATTGTGTCATCTATAATTCTATATAAAAAATGGCCAACCCTCCAATTTATCAAAGTTTCTAAGTTTGAgcaaaaaaatatagaaaaatatgtTAGCATATCTACACTACCAAACTGTTATAAAACACGTCATCAATGGTTGGATCTTCTAAAGACAAGACATAAGTATGAGGGACTATTCTAGAGACCATCAGACCATTTAACTTTAGGCTCTCCATGGTAACTTTAGGCTGACTTGATTAATGTATGACGTCAAACTAAGCTCCTTTTATCAATACACTAAGTAAGGCACAACAGAGATGTAGATATTCGAGTTAAGTCAATGTATTACCGACAGTCAACTTAATAAAAATCCCTAAAAGATTTAAACAAACAACTAATACGAAAAATTTAATCACACTGAAATTAGTTAAGGACCTAAAATGCAACTCTATATAGAGGTAGTTTCTTTGATATAGAAATATTAGTAAacaaataaatattaattataCAAGCATGCTTTAATGCAAAAGGATTCTGCAAAAGCTTCGCCCTTCGGCCGTCTCTAAAAGAATTGTAGATTTTTTCAATAAAACTAAATAAAAATCCAGTTAAATAAGAAGACAAGAAACATCCAAAAGGTTTATGAAAGGTCGATGTGCAATTGCATCAGCCAGTAGCTAGATGTCTTGTTATGGTTCGGTACCTAACGTATAATTGTACTACTACTAATCGGAACCTTCTTCTATAGCCTCCTTCTTTTGTAGCCTCCATTGTCAATCTTCACGAGACAtgttaggaaaaaaaataactcCTACAAATTCTCACAGAAGTCATAAACATTTAGCCATTAACCCGCTAGGCTATATGAATGTTGTGTCAAGGGAATGAGAAGGGgtaattaaatattttttattattagctATAGGCTTAAgttttttactatttttttttacttttgatGCCGTCAAAACTTTTAGTCCCATGTGAGAATACGGTGGACGGACTAAATGAATTTAATTATTGACTTTAAATTTGGGTTTGATTACAATTTCCCTTTAAATCATGCAAAATATTGTGCCATCTATTCAGCTAGTTGCTAATAAACAAGCAAGCAAACTACTAATTTTGTTTGAGGGGAAATAGTCGAGCATCATTCAAGATCCACGTAAAAATACATTGGTGACATCAGTCGTCTTGTGCATGGTCATGAAGGTGTAATGACACAACTACATTGGTGAACTCATGCACCATTGCTGCGATGgatatttttctttccttccattGATTTACAAACTAAGAAGATACAGTGCAACGAGACAACTAGGAAGATGAGATTCCACCACCATAGTCCTCATGTGCATCAACAGATTTCGGAATAGGCTGACTGGGATATAAAGAAGGGACAGAGAAGTGCAGCAGGCAGTATCCAGCTACAGAAACAAAAGGACCAGATAAGATGCTCCCAGCAATAACCTAACCGGAGATCGAGCTGATGCTGATACCGTAACTAGAATTTGCTCATAATAAAAGACTATCGACTTCCTCTCCACAACTTTACAGTTGTCTTACACATGACAAAAGCTCCTGCATTACATACAGCTGACAAAAAGTTGCATAGCTCCAATAATATAACGTGAATCAGGTTCGTGGCCCTGTACGTCCTTGTTGCTTTGGCAAACatcggaaaagaaaagaaaacatggaACAAATACCGAAGACAAAGACGGATAAGAAGAATAAAAACAAAGACTGCTATCTCATCACGTACGTGATGATCAGCAAGAGCACA
It includes:
- the LOC101769603 gene encoding aspartyl protease family protein At5g10770, with protein sequence MIPVWPLLLLFSISSPIADATRSSLMKSNAVCSGQRVSIPSSSGAWLPLNHRHGPCSPSPSSERIPSTADVLLSGRLRADSIRRRLNGSAAAAERSDVVTVPTTLGTSLGNYEYVVTVGLGTPAVTQTVIMDTGSDVSWVQCRPCPVPAPCHVQKDPVFDPAGSATYSAFSCSSTACLGLGRRRAASNGCSGSSPCQYIVKYGAGSNSTGTYSSDKLTLTPAYAVDGFRFGCSHADPLFSDLTDGLIALGGGSLSLVSQMAEKAFSYCLPPTASHSGFLTLGVPRVSSSRFVVTPMHSIGNIKTYYGVLLQGITVAGRRLGIPPSVFAAGSVVDSGTVVTELPLTAYRALQAAFTKEMRMYPQVAPKNGFDTCFNLTTGGEVKLPSVALVFDRGATVELDPSGIIFDGCLAFASTGDDTSFGIIGNVQQRTFEVLYDIAGQAVGFRRGAC